A region of Myxococcota bacterium DNA encodes the following proteins:
- a CDS encoding Hsp70 family protein has product MTAFGVDFGTTNSALARADGDGPARLAHFSRGGGKRTRTFRSVVYFESPEGLPARELAGPRAIMRYLAAEEPGRLVQSLKSFLAARDFSATRIFDREYRLEALIAVLLRSLFREGTETVGEIAGTVVVGRPVRFVSARSAEDEELALARLRAAFATAGVEDIVFEYEPVAAAYHYERALDHDELILIGDFGGGTSDFSLIRVGPGPRKARDSGGALPVLGNAGVPVAGDVFDGRLVRALVAPALGLGAEYRSIFDRVLPVPRWLYGHLERWHHLSFLRTPRTLALLFDLQREALEP; this is encoded by the coding sequence GTGACCGCCTTCGGCGTCGACTTCGGTACGACGAACTCTGCGCTGGCGCGCGCGGACGGAGACGGGCCGGCACGGCTCGCTCACTTCTCGCGCGGCGGCGGCAAGCGCACGCGCACCTTCCGCTCGGTGGTCTACTTCGAGAGTCCCGAGGGTCTGCCGGCGCGCGAGCTCGCCGGGCCGCGCGCGATCATGCGCTATCTCGCGGCCGAGGAGCCGGGGCGGCTGGTCCAGTCACTGAAGTCGTTCCTCGCGGCGCGCGACTTCTCGGCCACGCGCATCTTCGACCGCGAGTACCGGCTCGAGGCGCTGATCGCCGTGCTGCTGCGCAGCTTGTTCCGCGAGGGCACGGAGACCGTGGGCGAGATCGCGGGCACCGTGGTCGTGGGCCGGCCGGTGCGCTTCGTGTCCGCGCGCAGCGCCGAGGACGAGGAGCTGGCGCTGGCGCGCTTGCGCGCCGCGTTCGCGACCGCCGGCGTCGAGGACATCGTGTTCGAGTACGAGCCGGTCGCGGCGGCGTACCACTACGAGCGCGCGCTCGACCACGACGAGCTGATCCTGATCGGCGACTTCGGCGGCGGCACGAGTGACTTCTCGCTGATCCGCGTCGGCCCCGGTCCGCGCAAGGCGCGTGACTCGGGCGGGGCGCTGCCCGTGCTCGGCAACGCCGGCGTGCCCGTGGCCGGCGACGTGTTCGACGGCCGGCTCGTGCGCGCGCTGGTCGCGCCCGCGCTGGGGCTGGGAGCCGAGTACCGCTCGATCTTCGACCGCGTGCTGCCGGTGCCGCGCTGGCTCTACGGTCACCTCGAGCGCTGGCACCACCTGTCGTTCCTGCGCACGCCGCGCACGCTCGCGCTGCTCTTCGACCTGCAGCGCGAGGCGCTCGAGCC